The following proteins are co-located in the Streptomyces sp. DT2A-34 genome:
- a CDS encoding 4-hydroxybenzoate 3-monooxygenase: MTSTTPHPNSAASQRFPVVIVGAGPAGLTIGNILRAASVDCLVLEIETREFIEQRPRAGVLEEWAVRGLQRRGLADTLLERAQRHTECEFRFAGERYRFEYGELTGVHHWVYPQQLLVTDLVREYADVRGGAIRFGVRDVELHDLDTDRPSVSYTCPRTGRREVVHCDFVAGCDGARGVTRTALPADRAHISRSDYGIGWLALLAEAPPSSDCVLFGMHPNGFAGHMARSADVTRYYLECPPGDDPENWSHDRVWTELQQRLGANGAPPLTEGRLIEKRVLDMHNYVVQPMVFGRLFLAGDAAHLTAPIAAKGMNLALHDAFLLGDGLVAHLTKGDGTGLDGYSQACLGRVWDYQEFSHWLSEVYHGTSSGDPYRAGTTLARLRRIFGSPTAARAFAEQYLGKNADY, from the coding sequence GTGACTTCCACGACCCCCCATCCCAACTCCGCGGCCTCCCAACGCTTTCCGGTCGTCATCGTCGGTGCGGGACCGGCCGGCCTCACCATCGGCAACATCCTGCGGGCGGCGTCCGTCGACTGTCTGGTGCTGGAGATCGAGACACGCGAGTTCATCGAGCAGCGGCCGCGGGCCGGGGTCCTCGAGGAGTGGGCCGTACGCGGACTCCAGCGGCGGGGTCTCGCGGACACCCTGCTGGAGCGGGCGCAGCGGCACACCGAGTGCGAGTTCCGGTTCGCCGGGGAGCGCTACCGGTTCGAGTACGGGGAGCTCACGGGGGTTCATCACTGGGTCTACCCCCAGCAGTTGCTGGTGACGGACCTGGTGCGCGAGTACGCGGACGTGCGCGGCGGCGCCATACGCTTCGGCGTGCGGGACGTGGAGCTGCACGACCTCGACACCGACCGCCCCTCGGTGTCGTACACCTGCCCGCGGACGGGTCGACGGGAGGTCGTGCACTGTGACTTCGTGGCGGGTTGCGACGGGGCGCGCGGGGTGACGCGCACCGCGCTGCCGGCCGACCGTGCCCACATCTCCCGCAGCGACTACGGCATCGGCTGGCTGGCGCTGCTCGCCGAGGCGCCGCCGTCCTCCGACTGCGTCCTGTTCGGCATGCATCCGAACGGGTTCGCCGGGCACATGGCGCGCAGCGCCGACGTAACCCGCTACTACCTCGAGTGCCCGCCCGGCGACGACCCGGAGAACTGGTCGCACGACCGGGTCTGGACGGAGCTGCAGCAGCGGCTCGGCGCGAACGGCGCGCCGCCGCTGACGGAGGGGCGGCTGATCGAGAAGCGCGTCCTCGACATGCACAACTACGTGGTCCAGCCCATGGTGTTCGGCCGCCTCTTCCTGGCCGGCGACGCCGCCCACCTGACCGCCCCCATCGCCGCCAAGGGCATGAACCTCGCCCTGCACGACGCCTTCCTGCTCGGCGACGGACTCGTCGCCCACCTCACGAAGGGCGACGGCACCGGCCTGGACGGCTACTCACAGGCCTGCCTCGGCCGGGTGTGGGACTACCAGGAGTTCTCCCACTGGCTTTCCGAGGTCTATCACGGCACGTCGTCGGGCGATCCCTACCGCGCGGGCACGACGCTCGCCCGCCTCCGCCGCATCTTCGGCTCCCCGACTGCGGCCAGGGCGTTCGCGGAGCAGTACCTGGGCAAGAACGCCGACTACTGA
- a CDS encoding CoA-binding protein, translating to MYGDEAAVRRILTELGDTWAVVGLSSNQRRAAYGVADVLQRYGKRIVPVHPKAETVHGEPGYASLADIPFDVDVVDVFVNSDRAGPVADEAVAKGAKAVWFQLGVIDEAAYDRTRAAGLEMVMDRCPAIEIPRLG from the coding sequence GTGTACGGCGACGAGGCAGCGGTCCGCAGGATCCTCACCGAACTGGGCGACACCTGGGCCGTCGTGGGCCTGTCGTCGAACCAGCGGCGGGCGGCGTACGGGGTCGCCGACGTACTACAGCGTTATGGCAAGCGCATCGTGCCGGTCCACCCGAAGGCGGAGACGGTTCACGGCGAGCCGGGCTATGCCTCCCTGGCGGACATCCCCTTCGACGTGGACGTGGTCGACGTCTTCGTCAACAGCGACCGCGCCGGCCCGGTCGCCGACGAGGCGGTGGCGAAGGGCGCCAAGGCCGTCTGGTTCCAGCTCGGAGTGATCGACGAGGCGGCGTACGACCGTACGCGCGCGGCGGGCCTGGAGATGGTCATGGACCGCTGCCCGGCGATCGAGATACCGCGGCTCGGCTGA
- a CDS encoding histidine phosphatase family protein has translation MTARIGAGPLRRLVVLRHAKSAWPDGVADHERPLAPRGRRDAPVVGRTLAEADCLPDLALCSTAVRARETWELAAAQWGTPPPVRHEPRLYAADVPDLLEVVREVPSEVETLLLVGHNPGLEDLVLELAGDGLDDALDQVRTKFPTSAIAVLAWHGTTWQALAPGTALLTSVMVARGKKK, from the coding sequence ATGACCGCGCGCATCGGAGCGGGCCCGCTGCGCCGTCTGGTCGTCCTGCGGCACGCCAAGTCCGCCTGGCCGGACGGCGTCGCCGACCACGAGCGCCCACTTGCCCCGCGCGGCCGCCGGGACGCCCCGGTCGTGGGCCGGACGCTGGCCGAGGCCGACTGTCTGCCGGACCTCGCCCTGTGCTCGACCGCCGTACGCGCGCGTGAAACCTGGGAACTGGCCGCCGCCCAGTGGGGCACGCCACCGCCGGTGCGCCACGAGCCGCGGCTGTACGCTGCGGACGTCCCCGACCTGCTGGAGGTCGTGCGGGAGGTGCCCTCCGAGGTCGAGACGCTGTTGCTGGTCGGGCACAACCCCGGCCTGGAGGACCTCGTCCTCGAACTCGCCGGCGACGGTCTCGACGACGCGCTGGACCAGGTCCGTACGAAGTTCCCGACTTCGGCGATCGCCGTCCTGGCCTGGCACGGCACCACCTGGCAGGCCCTCGCGCCCGGCACGGCGCTGCTGACGAGCGTGATGGTGGCGCGGGGCAAGAAGAAGTGA
- a CDS encoding YigZ family protein: protein MQDEYRTVAHAGVHETEVNRSRFICALAPAATEQEAQDFLAALRKKHADATHNCWAYVIGADAAIQKASDDGEPGGTAGVPMLQMLLRRDMRYVVAVVTRYYGGVKLGAGGLIRAYGGAVGEALDAVGTITRRRFRLATVTVDHQRAGKVQNDLRSTGREVRDVRYGEAVTIEIGLPDADVEAFRGWLADATAGTAGFELGGEAYGDA, encoded by the coding sequence ATGCAGGACGAGTACCGCACAGTCGCCCACGCGGGCGTCCACGAGACCGAGGTCAACCGCTCACGCTTCATCTGTGCGCTCGCCCCGGCGGCCACCGAACAGGAGGCCCAGGACTTCCTCGCCGCCCTCCGCAAGAAGCACGCCGACGCCACCCACAACTGCTGGGCCTACGTCATCGGCGCCGACGCCGCGATCCAGAAGGCGAGCGACGACGGCGAACCGGGCGGCACGGCCGGCGTCCCCATGCTCCAGATGCTGCTGCGCCGCGACATGCGGTACGTCGTCGCCGTCGTCACCCGTTACTACGGCGGCGTCAAGCTCGGCGCCGGCGGGCTGATCCGGGCGTACGGCGGAGCGGTCGGCGAGGCCCTGGACGCGGTTGGCACGATCACCCGGCGCCGCTTCCGGCTGGCCACGGTGACCGTCGACCACCAGCGCGCGGGCAAGGTGCAGAACGATCTGAGGTCGACCGGGCGCGAGGTGCGGGACGTGCGGTACGGGGAGGCGGTCACGATCGAGATCGGTCTTCCGGACGCCGATGTGGAGGCGTTCCGGGGGTGGCTCGCGGATGCGACGGCGGGGACGGCGGGGTTCGAGCTCGGGGGAGAGGCGTACGGGGACGCGTGA
- a CDS encoding exonuclease SbcCD subunit D: protein MRLLHTSDWHLGRAFHRVTMLGAQSEFIGHLVTTVRERGVDAVVVSGDVYDRAVPPLAAVELFDDALHRLADLGVPTVMISGNHDSARRLGVGAGLIGRAGIHLRTDPSACGTPVVLQDDFGEVAFYGLPYLEPALVKDEFGVEKAGHETVLAAAMDRVRADLATRARGTRSVVLAHAFVTGGEASDSERDITVGGVAAVPAGVFDGVDYAALGHLHGCQTITERVRYSGSPLPYSFSEADHRKSMWLVDLDADGAVTAERVDCPVPRALARIRGTLEELLADPELARHEEAWVEATLTDAVRPADPMARLAERFPHTLSLVFDPERAPDDPEVSYAQRLAGRSEQEIAEDFVAHVRGAGPDEHEQGVLRDAFDAVRADEAVREVAR from the coding sequence ATGAGGCTGCTGCACACTTCCGACTGGCATCTCGGCCGGGCGTTCCACCGGGTCACCATGCTCGGCGCCCAGTCCGAGTTCATCGGCCATCTCGTCACGACCGTGCGTGAGCGCGGCGTGGACGCGGTGGTCGTGTCGGGAGACGTGTACGACCGGGCGGTGCCGCCGCTCGCCGCGGTCGAGCTGTTCGACGACGCCCTGCACCGGCTCGCCGACCTCGGTGTGCCGACGGTGATGATCTCCGGGAACCACGACTCGGCCCGCCGGCTCGGTGTGGGCGCGGGGCTGATCGGGCGTGCGGGCATCCATCTGCGGACCGACCCGTCGGCGTGCGGCACACCGGTCGTGCTCCAGGACGATTTCGGCGAGGTGGCCTTCTACGGACTGCCCTACCTCGAACCCGCCCTGGTGAAGGACGAGTTCGGGGTCGAGAAGGCTGGGCACGAGACCGTGCTCGCCGCCGCCATGGACCGCGTGCGCGCCGACCTCGCCACACGCGCGCGTGGCACGCGGTCGGTCGTCCTCGCGCACGCCTTCGTCACCGGCGGCGAGGCCAGCGACAGCGAGCGGGACATCACCGTCGGCGGGGTGGCCGCGGTACCCGCCGGCGTCTTCGACGGCGTCGACTACGCGGCGCTGGGCCATCTGCACGGCTGCCAGACCATCACCGAGCGCGTCCGCTACTCGGGCTCGCCGCTGCCGTACTCCTTCTCGGAGGCCGACCACCGCAAGAGCATGTGGCTCGTCGACCTGGACGCCGACGGCGCGGTCACCGCCGAGCGCGTCGACTGCCCGGTGCCGCGTGCGCTCGCACGGATCCGCGGGACGCTGGAGGAACTGCTCGCCGATCCCGAGCTCGCGCGGCACGAGGAGGCGTGGGTCGAGGCGACGCTCACGGACGCGGTGCGCCCCGCGGACCCCATGGCCCGCCTCGCCGAGCGCTTCCCGCACACGCTCAGCCTGGTCTTCGACCCCGAGCGGGCGCCTGACGATCCCGAGGTGTCCTACGCGCAGCGGCTCGCGGGCCGCAGCGAGCAGGAGATCGCGGAGGACTTCGTGGCCCATGTGCGCGGGGCCGGGCCCGACGAGCACGAACAGGGCGTGCTGCGGGACGCCTTCGACGCGGTGCGGGCCGACGAGGCCGTGCGGGAGGTGGCGCGATGA
- a CDS encoding SMC family ATPase — MRLHRLDVTAFGPFGSSQSVDFDALSAAGLFLLHGPTGAGKTSVLDAVCYALYGSVPGARQSGQGMTLRSDHAAAGTRTEVRLELTVAGRRLEITRQPPWERPKKRGSGTTLDKAQSWLRAYDPQAGTWKDLSRSHQEIGEEITQLLGMSREQFCQVVLLPQGDFARFLRADAEARGRLLGRLFDTHRFAEVEKRLAERRRAAEAQVRDGDAALLADAHRMQQAAGDAMPLPDLAPGEPGLADAVLGAAAVARSTAREQLTVAHCRLLAAESAQAAADHALADVREVARLQRRFAEARQRARLLQERADAHREAQARMERARKAEAVAPALELREATEAEHRRAAVAEARARALLRGAFGETDAGAGPDEGTRTGPGGDPGAGHVALRPEDVSASGRRGAFEAHASARTTDTLADAGAAGLAAAARRVAEELGGLESARRGEQRLAELVAERADLDRQERADDDVRLEAEAWLAGWEETRAALHARIESAQEAASRADQLAVQREPARQRLAAARMRDQLAGDTETAARQASDAQESALKAKAHWLDVKEQRLNGIAAELAAQLEDGEPCAVCGATEHPAPARKDVGHVDREAEERALAAYQQAEERHAENERRLGVVREALAAASAEAADLPTSQLAEAADKLERLFSQARRDASALHSVHEELRRAEAEHERRTAAHQQAAVRAAARVGHRERLDREKGVLEAELAQARGAADSVAARAAQLERQVTLLTDAADTARAAADTAQRLKDADARLADAAFRAGFDTPQAAAAALLDDAAHRELQRRLDAWQSEEAAVRAVLAEADTAAAAEQPPADLVSAERAATAAAQRVRDAASARDAAARRCTELDRLSTRATTAVRQLAPLREEYDRVARLASLAAGTSADNERKMRLESYVLAARLEQVAAAATVRLQRMSSGRYTLVHSDDRAGRGRSGLGLHVVDAWTGRERDTATLSGGETFFASLALALGLADVVTDEAGGVRLDTLFIDEGFGSLDDQTLDEVLDVLDSLRERDRSVGIVSHVADLRRRIHAQLEVVKGRSGSVLRQRGH, encoded by the coding sequence ATGAGGCTCCATCGCCTCGACGTGACGGCCTTCGGGCCCTTCGGCAGCTCTCAGAGCGTCGACTTCGACGCGCTGTCGGCGGCCGGGCTCTTCCTGCTGCACGGACCGACCGGCGCCGGCAAGACCTCCGTCCTGGACGCCGTCTGCTACGCGCTCTACGGCTCCGTGCCGGGCGCCCGCCAGAGCGGCCAGGGCATGACCCTGCGCAGCGACCACGCCGCGGCCGGCACGCGCACGGAAGTCCGCCTCGAACTCACCGTCGCCGGACGCCGGTTGGAGATCACCCGGCAACCGCCCTGGGAGCGCCCCAAGAAGCGCGGCTCGGGTACGACACTCGACAAGGCGCAGAGCTGGCTGCGCGCGTACGACCCACAGGCCGGGACCTGGAAGGACCTCAGCCGCTCGCACCAGGAGATCGGCGAGGAGATCACCCAGCTGCTCGGCATGAGCCGCGAGCAGTTCTGCCAGGTCGTGCTGCTGCCCCAGGGCGACTTCGCCCGCTTCCTGCGCGCCGACGCCGAGGCCCGCGGCAGGCTGCTGGGCCGCCTCTTCGACACCCACCGCTTCGCGGAGGTCGAAAAGCGCCTCGCCGAGCGCCGACGGGCGGCCGAGGCCCAGGTGCGGGACGGCGACGCCGCGCTGCTGGCCGACGCCCACCGGATGCAGCAGGCCGCGGGCGACGCCATGCCGTTGCCCGACCTCGCACCGGGCGAGCCGGGCCTGGCCGACGCCGTCCTCGGCGCCGCCGCCGTCGCCCGCAGCACCGCCCGTGAGCAGCTGACCGTCGCCCACTGCCGCCTCTTGGCCGCCGAGTCCGCCCAGGCCGCCGCCGACCACGCCCTGGCCGACGTACGCGAAGTGGCCCGGCTGCAGCGGCGGTTCGCCGAAGCACGTCAGCGCGCCCGGTTGCTTCAGGAGCGGGCCGACGCCCACCGGGAGGCGCAGGCGCGCATGGAGCGGGCCCGCAAGGCCGAGGCCGTGGCACCGGCGCTGGAGCTGCGGGAGGCCACCGAAGCCGAACACCGTCGGGCGGCCGTGGCGGAGGCACGCGCGCGTGCGCTGCTGCGAGGCGCCTTCGGCGAGACGGACGCCGGAGCTGGGCCGGACGAGGGCACGAGGACCGGACCCGGCGGCGATCCCGGAGCCGGGCACGTGGCCCTTCGGCCGGAGGACGTCTCGGCCAGTGGGCGCCGCGGGGCCTTTGAAGCGCACGCGTCTGCCCGGACGACGGACACCCTCGCCGACGCCGGTGCCGCCGGGCTCGCCGCCGCCGCGCGTCGGGTCGCCGAGGAGCTGGGCGGGCTGGAGTCGGCCCGTCGCGGCGAGCAGCGGCTGGCCGAACTCGTCGCGGAGCGCGCGGATCTGGACCGCCAGGAGCGGGCGGACGACGACGTCCGGCTGGAGGCCGAGGCCTGGCTCGCCGGGTGGGAGGAGACCCGGGCCGCACTGCACGCCCGGATCGAGTCCGCGCAGGAGGCCGCGAGCCGCGCCGACCAACTGGCCGTGCAGCGCGAGCCCGCGCGGCAGCGGCTCGCCGCAGCGCGGATGCGTGACCAACTGGCCGGCGACACGGAAACGGCCGCCCGACAGGCCTCCGACGCCCAGGAGTCGGCGTTGAAGGCCAAGGCGCACTGGCTGGACGTCAAGGAACAGCGCCTCAACGGCATCGCCGCCGAACTCGCGGCACAGCTCGAGGACGGCGAACCCTGTGCTGTCTGCGGCGCCACGGAGCACCCCGCACCCGCCCGCAAGGACGTCGGACACGTCGACCGGGAAGCCGAGGAGCGGGCGCTGGCCGCATACCAGCAGGCGGAGGAACGGCACGCCGAGAACGAACGGCGCCTGGGCGTCGTACGGGAAGCCCTCGCCGCCGCCAGTGCCGAGGCCGCCGACCTGCCGACAAGCCAACTCGCGGAAGCCGCCGACAAGTTGGAGCGGCTGTTCAGCCAGGCCCGCAGGGACGCCTCCGCGCTGCACTCCGTCCACGAGGAGCTGCGGCGGGCCGAGGCGGAACACGAGCGGCGCACCGCCGCCCACCAGCAGGCGGCCGTCCGCGCCGCCGCCCGGGTCGGCCACCGCGAGCGGCTGGACCGCGAGAAGGGTGTTCTGGAAGCGGAGTTGGCACAGGCCCGTGGCGCCGCCGACAGCGTGGCCGCGCGGGCCGCGCAGCTGGAGCGGCAGGTCACGCTGCTCACCGACGCCGCCGACACGGCGCGCGCCGCCGCCGACACCGCCCAGCGGCTCAAGGACGCCGACGCCCGCCTGGCCGACGCCGCCTTCCGCGCGGGCTTCGACACCCCGCAGGCCGCGGCCGCCGCGCTCCTCGACGACGCCGCGCACCGCGAGCTCCAACGACGGCTGGACGCCTGGCAGTCCGAGGAGGCCGCCGTACGCGCCGTCCTCGCCGAGGCCGACACCGCGGCCGCCGCCGAGCAGCCACCCGCCGACCTCGTTTCCGCGGAGCGTGCCGCCACCGCCGCGGCGCAGCGCGTCCGCGACGCCGCCTCCGCGCGCGACGCGGCGGCCCGACGCTGCACCGAGCTCGACCGGCTGTCCACGCGCGCGACCACCGCCGTACGCCAACTCGCCCCGCTGCGCGAGGAGTACGACCGCGTGGCCCGCCTCGCCTCTCTCGCCGCGGGGACCTCGGCGGACAACGAACGCAAGATGCGCCTGGAGTCGTACGTGCTCGCGGCCCGCCTCGAACAGGTCGCCGCCGCCGCGACCGTACGGCTGCAGCGCATGTCGTCCGGCCGCTACACCCTCGTCCACTCCGACGACCGGGCCGGCCGCGGCCGCAGCGGGCTCGGGCTGCACGTCGTCGACGCCTGGACCGGGCGTGAGCGGGACACGGCGACCCTGTCGGGCGGGGAGACGTTCTTCGCCTCCCTCGCCCTGGCCCTCGGCCTCGCGGACGTCGTCACCGACGAGGCCGGCGGGGTCCGCCTCGACACGCTCTTCATCGACGAGGGCTTCGGCAGCCTCGACGACCAGACCCTCGACGAGGTGCTCGACGTCCTCGACTCCCTGCGCGAGCGCGACCGCAGCGTCGGGATCGTCAGCCATGTCGCCGATCTGCGGCGGCGCATCCATGCGCAACTGGAGGTCGTGAAGGGGAGATCGGGGTCGGTGCTGCGGCAGCGGGGGCACTGA